One genomic region from Chthonomonas calidirosea T49 encodes:
- a CDS encoding TIGR03960 family B12-binding radical SAM protein, whose product MWTREQIDAVLEDILPRVSKPGRYTGGELNSVVKDHRTVDVKFAIAFPDAYEIGMSNLACSIIYHLLNKREDCVCERVYAPWPDMEREMRAAALPLYTLETHTPLSDYDFIGFALSYELSYTNVLNMLDLGGIPVRSRDRDRLQPNGKPYPIIIAGGHCAFNPEPMAPFIDLFVIGEAEEVLHPLITCFKRYRHLSREELLLQLAQIPGCYVPRFYEPEYESDEARLARLESRGISPEEAERLGDTMPHLLATRRLHPEVPAKVERVWVKDVDALEYPTKPIIPYIEVVHDRISLEVMRGCTRGCRFCQAGMITRPVREKSPEKLMQLAEELVKNTGHEDISLVSLSTADYSRVEEVVQALIDKYAGSRVGVSLPSLRADRDCVKLVQEINKVRKTGLTFAPEAGSQRMRDVVNKGVTEKDLFAACETAFQNGWQRIKLYFMISLPTETDEDVLAIGELAHKCAEIARKNGVKNPTITIGVSAFVPKPFTPFQWHGQDSLEEIDRKQRLLKRSLKDRAISYRPNEAASAQLEAVLSLGDRRIADAIELAWRRGQVFDAWDEYLDYERWKQAFADAGIDLRFYANRHKDYEETLPWDHIDCGVSKSYLRAEDKRARSAQLTADCHTAPCTFCGACDRSYLESGKAKRENRAFVPNALPIIPLTAR is encoded by the coding sequence ATGTGGACTCGCGAGCAGATAGATGCTGTGTTAGAGGATATTTTACCGCGTGTTAGCAAACCCGGTCGCTACACGGGCGGGGAACTGAACAGCGTTGTGAAAGATCATCGGACCGTGGATGTGAAATTTGCCATTGCTTTTCCCGATGCCTACGAAATTGGCATGAGCAATCTCGCTTGCAGCATTATTTACCACCTTCTCAATAAACGGGAAGATTGCGTTTGCGAGCGCGTCTACGCCCCTTGGCCCGACATGGAGCGCGAAATGCGTGCGGCCGCGCTTCCCCTTTACACGTTGGAGACCCACACGCCCCTCTCGGACTACGATTTCATCGGGTTTGCCCTCTCCTACGAACTCTCTTACACCAACGTGCTCAACATGCTGGATCTCGGTGGCATTCCGGTGCGCTCTCGCGACAGAGATAGGCTCCAACCCAACGGAAAACCCTACCCCATCATCATTGCCGGGGGCCACTGCGCGTTTAACCCAGAGCCGATGGCGCCCTTTATAGACCTCTTCGTTATCGGAGAGGCCGAAGAGGTGCTTCACCCACTTATAACATGTTTTAAACGCTATCGCCACCTTTCACGTGAGGAGCTGCTGCTGCAGCTTGCCCAGATTCCAGGCTGCTACGTGCCTCGCTTCTATGAACCCGAATACGAAAGCGACGAGGCTAGGCTGGCGCGACTTGAAAGCAGAGGCATCTCGCCAGAAGAGGCGGAACGCCTTGGTGATACCATGCCGCACCTGTTAGCGACCCGACGCCTTCACCCGGAGGTGCCCGCAAAAGTTGAGCGCGTATGGGTGAAGGATGTAGACGCTCTTGAGTACCCCACTAAACCCATCATCCCCTATATCGAAGTTGTGCACGACCGCATCTCTTTGGAGGTCATGCGCGGCTGCACTCGAGGTTGCCGATTCTGCCAAGCCGGCATGATCACTCGGCCGGTGCGCGAAAAGAGCCCGGAAAAGCTGATGCAACTTGCCGAGGAGTTGGTAAAGAACACTGGTCACGAGGACATCTCCCTTGTCTCTCTCTCCACCGCTGACTACAGTCGCGTGGAGGAGGTTGTTCAGGCGCTTATAGACAAATATGCCGGCAGTCGCGTGGGCGTGTCGCTGCCTTCTCTGCGCGCCGACCGCGATTGCGTAAAGCTGGTACAGGAGATCAACAAGGTTCGTAAAACCGGGTTGACTTTTGCCCCCGAAGCTGGCTCCCAACGGATGCGCGACGTTGTCAACAAAGGCGTTACCGAAAAAGATCTTTTTGCTGCTTGCGAGACGGCCTTCCAAAACGGCTGGCAGCGCATTAAGCTTTATTTCATGATCTCGCTGCCTACCGAAACCGATGAGGACGTTTTAGCCATTGGAGAGCTTGCCCATAAATGTGCCGAGATCGCCCGTAAGAACGGCGTGAAGAACCCGACCATTACCATCGGTGTGTCGGCTTTTGTGCCCAAACCCTTTACCCCCTTCCAGTGGCACGGGCAAGATTCGCTTGAGGAGATTGATAGGAAACAGCGACTACTTAAGCGCTCCCTAAAAGACCGAGCCATCTCCTATCGCCCCAACGAGGCGGCGAGCGCTCAGCTTGAGGCCGTGCTTTCCTTAGGTGACCGACGTATCGCCGATGCCATCGAGCTAGCCTGGCGGCGCGGCCAGGTGTTTGACGCTTGGGACGAGTATCTGGACTATGAGCGATGGAAGCAGGCCTTTGCGGATGCTGGCATTGACCTGCGTTTTTACGCGAACCGGCATAAAGACTACGAGGAAACCCTACCATGGGACCATATTGACTGTGGGGTCTCCAAGTCTTATCTGCGTGCAGAGGACAAACGCGCACGGTCTGCGCAGCTAACAGCCGACTGCCATACGGCGCCCTGCACCTTCTGCGGGGCTTGCGATAGGTCTTACCTTGAAAGCGGAAAGGCCAAACGAGAGAATCGCGCCTTTGTGCCCAACGCCTTGCCCATCATTCCGCTAACAGCCCGATAG
- a CDS encoding RNA polymerase factor sigma-54: protein MAFLQNEQKQVQTQRLDPKVFLTQRLLQLNVQERLQSIENELLENPALELTEYLESAGDGGDRPYTADGEAARTDLKERADPFLSLQDSENSLASHQTPIELRDHLTNQLHLLPLSPKEQRVADYLIGNLDDNGLLTEPIQSIAHDLKVPLETVEKVLAKLQTLDPPGIAARSLQECLILQIQHLLPDTPPSTTAWETAQTAYRILKECFDDFVSHRHHRICRRLLLPRKTVQAAVDFITNRLTPYPAARFGTLWSRPFGEAVIRPDVIIHRTETGFQIEIAGYAPEHLRISPMWQEAFEKYQGVRVEAEEINHVREYVRRASLFIECLRNCHKILRAITRELILYQTAFIETGQVQFLRPLTRNTLAEKLGVHPSVVSRATFNKYVRLPNLEIHPFDIFFDYSLVVKTALQQIIAEEDPKAPFTDNELTVKLCAMGFDVARRTVVKYREQCRILPSHLRRRYN, encoded by the coding sequence ATGGCGTTTTTGCAGAACGAACAGAAGCAGGTTCAAACCCAAAGGCTCGATCCAAAAGTCTTTCTCACACAAAGGCTCCTGCAGCTCAATGTGCAAGAAAGGCTACAGAGCATTGAGAACGAGCTTCTGGAAAACCCTGCCCTCGAACTTACAGAATATCTCGAATCGGCCGGCGACGGGGGGGATAGACCCTATACCGCAGATGGGGAGGCAGCTCGTACCGATCTAAAAGAACGCGCGGACCCCTTCTTATCTCTGCAAGACTCCGAGAACTCTCTCGCCAGCCATCAGACGCCTATCGAGTTACGCGACCATCTTACCAATCAACTTCACCTGCTTCCGCTCTCTCCTAAGGAACAGAGGGTGGCCGACTACCTCATCGGCAACTTAGACGACAATGGCCTGCTAACCGAGCCCATCCAGAGCATTGCCCATGACCTAAAAGTTCCTCTAGAGACAGTTGAAAAGGTTTTAGCCAAACTACAAACGCTAGATCCACCTGGCATTGCCGCACGAAGTCTGCAAGAGTGCTTAATCCTTCAAATTCAACATCTTTTACCCGACACCCCTCCGAGCACGACGGCATGGGAGACCGCGCAAACGGCCTATCGTATCCTCAAAGAGTGCTTTGACGACTTCGTGTCCCACCGTCATCACCGAATTTGCCGACGCCTCCTTCTCCCACGCAAAACCGTGCAAGCCGCTGTGGATTTCATCACCAATCGCCTTACTCCTTACCCCGCTGCCCGCTTCGGCACGCTCTGGAGCCGTCCCTTTGGAGAGGCTGTTATCCGGCCCGACGTCATCATCCACCGTACAGAAACCGGTTTCCAAATCGAGATCGCCGGCTACGCCCCAGAGCACCTACGCATTAGTCCCATGTGGCAAGAGGCCTTTGAGAAGTATCAAGGCGTTCGAGTCGAAGCGGAAGAGATAAACCACGTGCGTGAGTATGTTCGCAGGGCCAGCCTCTTTATAGAATGCCTGCGTAACTGCCACAAAATCTTGCGCGCCATCACGCGCGAGCTCATCCTCTACCAAACGGCCTTCATTGAGACCGGGCAAGTGCAGTTTCTTCGACCTCTCACCCGCAACACACTGGCCGAAAAACTGGGCGTGCATCCGTCTGTAGTTAGTCGAGCTACTTTCAATAAGTACGTGCGCCTTCCTAATCTCGAAATACATCCGTTCGACATCTTCTTCGACTACTCCCTTGTCGTTAAAACCGCCCTGCAGCAGATCATTGCAGAGGAAGACCCCAAAGCACCCTTCACCGATAACGAGCTAACGGTAAAGCTCTGCGCTATGGGCTTTGATGTGGCACGGCGAACCGTGGTAAAGTATCGAGAGCAGTGCCGCATTCTTCCCTCCCATCTTCGCAGGCGTTATAACTGA
- a CDS encoding site-specific DNA-methyltransferase, protein MASVKREEAIFADLPLNQILFGDCLDILPKLPSHSIDLIFADPPYNLQLQKELWRPNQTPVVGVDDEWDRFANFEDYDDFTTRWLSECRRVLKTTGTLWVIGSYHNIYRVGKIMMDLGFWILNDVIWHKTNPMPNFRGARFQNATEILLWAKRSREARGYTFQYQAMKNLNEGKQMQNVWHLPLCTGAERMKIDGKKAHSTQKPEALLYRVILASSKPGDVVLDPFLGTGTSAVVAKRLGRHFIGIERDPRYIGLAQERLKNTPFCGVDERELLITPSKRAAPRVAFGQLVEAGYLKVGTVLYSRDRRIVAYVKADSLLRWDSKEGSIHQIAALAEGKPACNGWEYWYYEDEDGQLISIDVLRARYRAENGLE, encoded by the coding sequence ATGGCATCCGTGAAGAGAGAAGAGGCTATCTTTGCCGATTTACCTCTTAATCAAATTCTCTTCGGTGACTGTCTAGATATTTTGCCGAAACTTCCCTCTCATTCCATAGACCTTATCTTCGCCGATCCACCTTATAATCTTCAACTACAGAAGGAGCTTTGGCGTCCCAATCAGACGCCTGTTGTAGGTGTTGACGACGAGTGGGACAGGTTTGCCAACTTTGAGGATTACGATGACTTCACGACGCGATGGTTAAGTGAGTGTCGGAGGGTGCTTAAAACAACAGGCACGCTTTGGGTGATCGGGTCTTATCACAACATCTATCGCGTTGGAAAGATTATGATGGATTTAGGGTTTTGGATTTTGAACGATGTCATTTGGCATAAAACGAACCCGATGCCCAACTTTCGAGGGGCTCGATTTCAGAATGCGACCGAGATACTGCTCTGGGCTAAGAGGTCACGGGAAGCGCGCGGTTATACTTTTCAGTACCAGGCCATGAAGAATCTCAATGAAGGCAAGCAGATGCAAAATGTATGGCATCTGCCTTTGTGTACTGGTGCCGAGCGTATGAAGATTGATGGGAAGAAGGCGCACTCCACCCAAAAACCAGAGGCGTTGCTCTATCGAGTGATTTTGGCGTCGAGCAAGCCGGGAGATGTGGTGTTGGACCCGTTTTTGGGCACCGGTACAAGCGCAGTAGTTGCAAAGCGGTTGGGACGCCACTTTATCGGCATCGAGCGGGACCCCAGGTACATAGGGTTGGCACAAGAACGTTTGAAGAATACGCCCTTTTGTGGCGTGGACGAACGAGAGCTTCTGATAACGCCTTCGAAACGCGCGGCGCCGCGCGTGGCCTTTGGCCAGCTTGTGGAGGCGGGATATCTTAAGGTGGGCACGGTGCTCTATTCACGCGATAGGCGGATCGTAGCCTATGTAAAGGCCGATTCGCTGCTGCGATGGGACAGCAAAGAAGGCTCTATTCACCAGATCGCCGCTCTTGCGGAGGGAAAGCCGGCCTGTAACGGATGGGAATATTGGTACTATGAAGACGAGGATGGGCAGCTGATAAGCATTGATGTGTTGCGGGCGCGCTATAGAGCGGAGAACGGTCTGGAGTAG
- a CDS encoding alpha-E domain-containing protein, with protein MLCREADACFWIGRYVERAEATARMVDVHYATALEIGSPAQDEALRWEPLLAIAGSTEAYAARYAGQNDRDVLHFFAFDVENPNSILSCWERARHNARVVREQLSSEMWESLNAAYLRMREWSVDKMLADTPHIFFQMVKDASHLFQGLLNRTMLMDEARDWLDAGRFLERASQTPRLLDIKYKELLGDRSPLQEVATDIHQWIAVLKSVSAFEMYRKVHQEGIHPEGVVDFLVFDIRFPASVRHGIARVEGCLRRIGGNSQAQPHNEAELRVGRLLADLTYSRAKEVVAAGLHSFLRDVQRRCAEIGEAISAQYLAY; from the coding sequence ATGTTGTGTCGCGAGGCGGATGCCTGCTTTTGGATAGGGCGCTATGTAGAACGTGCGGAAGCCACCGCTCGTATGGTAGATGTGCACTATGCCACAGCGCTGGAGATAGGTTCGCCCGCTCAGGATGAAGCGCTGCGTTGGGAGCCTTTGTTAGCCATTGCTGGAAGCACCGAGGCGTATGCGGCTCGGTATGCGGGGCAAAACGACCGCGACGTGCTGCATTTTTTCGCCTTCGATGTGGAGAACCCAAACTCCATTCTTTCCTGTTGGGAACGAGCACGCCACAATGCGCGCGTGGTACGGGAGCAGCTCTCATCCGAGATGTGGGAAAGCCTTAATGCCGCCTACCTTAGAATGCGGGAGTGGAGCGTGGACAAGATGCTAGCTGATACGCCCCACATCTTCTTCCAGATGGTGAAAGATGCCTCGCACCTGTTCCAGGGCCTTTTGAACCGGACGATGCTCATGGATGAGGCTCGAGACTGGCTTGATGCCGGTCGTTTTTTAGAACGTGCCTCGCAAACACCACGTCTGCTCGATATAAAGTACAAGGAGTTGCTGGGTGATCGCTCTCCGTTGCAGGAGGTGGCCACCGATATCCATCAATGGATCGCCGTTTTGAAGTCCGTAAGCGCTTTTGAAATGTACCGAAAAGTGCATCAGGAGGGCATTCACCCGGAGGGCGTGGTGGATTTTCTGGTGTTCGACATCCGTTTCCCCGCCTCGGTACGTCATGGCATTGCACGTGTGGAAGGCTGTTTGCGGCGCATCGGTGGAAACTCACAAGCCCAGCCGCACAATGAAGCCGAGCTGCGGGTAGGGCGTCTCCTCGCCGATCTCACCTATAGTCGCGCTAAAGAGGTTGTGGCAGCAGGGCTTCATTCCTTTTTACGGGACGTGCAACGACGATGCGCCGAGATAGGCGAGGCGATTTCTGCGCAGTATCTTGCGTATTAG
- a CDS encoding alginate export family protein: MSSNGHGFFFSPEWRVRNDESNSSIVSTGNTAYNQEWISRLRLGFGWSDPSGLTLFLQPQYSWGNITASGHIAVVNDYDIFQGYAQGGKGRYQWRLGRQVLAFGDSRLIASPEWNNYGRTFDAARFTFKSSHQTTNLFFGKLGFANGVTTVPTLYGVYRVEKFTPKLSSDFYTLLKNDRVSGSNLSVFTLGARPVIDLIPHTHITIEPAFQFGHFGGKAIGAWAYAAVATYTFPGPTALHFVVEHDFASGGNPTDPAHYETFDQLYPSTHGKSGILDYMGWRNMRHWHVGMGFAATKRLTFSVDGHFLSLADGRDYWYGVNGAPVKGSNGKPLWSPTGAAGRDIGSEVDIVADYRVSAYLGLSIGYSHFWPGHYIKTLDPTQGHEANWFYVQPTYRF, encoded by the coding sequence TTGTCGTCAAATGGGCATGGATTCTTCTTTAGCCCTGAATGGCGCGTTCGTAACGATGAAAGCAATAGCTCTATCGTCAGCACCGGTAACACTGCCTACAACCAAGAGTGGATCAGCCGCCTTCGCCTCGGTTTTGGGTGGAGCGACCCATCTGGCCTTACCCTCTTCCTTCAGCCACAATATAGTTGGGGCAATATCACAGCAAGCGGCCATATCGCTGTTGTCAACGACTACGATATCTTTCAAGGCTACGCGCAAGGAGGCAAAGGCCGCTATCAGTGGAGATTAGGACGTCAGGTGCTGGCCTTCGGCGATAGTCGCCTCATCGCCTCGCCCGAATGGAACAACTATGGGCGCACGTTCGATGCTGCTCGGTTTACTTTTAAAAGCTCACACCAGACCACCAACCTCTTCTTTGGCAAACTCGGTTTCGCCAACGGGGTTACCACAGTGCCAACGCTCTACGGAGTCTACCGGGTGGAGAAGTTTACGCCCAAGCTCAGTTCTGACTTCTACACTCTGCTTAAAAACGATCGCGTTTCAGGGTCGAACCTCAGCGTATTTACTCTTGGCGCCAGACCAGTGATTGACCTGATTCCCCATACTCACATCACCATCGAACCGGCCTTCCAGTTCGGGCACTTTGGCGGCAAAGCGATTGGTGCATGGGCCTACGCGGCTGTGGCCACTTACACCTTTCCGGGCCCTACGGCCCTCCACTTCGTCGTAGAACACGACTTCGCCAGCGGTGGCAACCCCACCGACCCCGCGCATTACGAAACTTTCGATCAGCTCTATCCGTCCACCCACGGTAAATCGGGTATTTTGGATTACATGGGTTGGCGAAATATGCGACACTGGCACGTGGGCATGGGGTTTGCCGCCACAAAACGCCTTACCTTTTCCGTAGACGGCCACTTTCTCTCTCTTGCCGATGGGCGAGACTACTGGTATGGTGTGAACGGTGCACCGGTAAAAGGCAGCAACGGCAAACCGCTCTGGAGCCCTACCGGCGCCGCTGGGCGTGATATTGGTTCGGAAGTAGACATCGTCGCCGACTATCGAGTAAGCGCCTATCTCGGCCTCTCCATCGGCTACAGCCACTTCTGGCCAGGGCACTACATTAAAACGCTCGATCCAACACAGGGGCATGAAGCTAACTGGTTTTACGTGCAGCCCACCTATCGCTTCTAA
- a CDS encoding cytidylyltransferase domain-containing protein codes for MEETNPHPRVLAIVQARMGSCRLPGKPLLSLGNSTIIEQTLHRIRAAEIVSEIVVAIPSHPENRPLLQLCRKQNIPCFAYEGSEEDVLSRLLQAATTFHADVIVRAFACDPLLEPKMLWAATRYQLDTDMDIVTVGRLPEGTACEVMPLRTLIHLDSFCKSREDREEVTSFLWRHRELFDCAILPAPLSLRMPGIRLRVQTEEDYELLRWIFSTVAPRPNGLIAVRDVLDRLLHHTEQLHKAIGSYAVVHDPKAA; via the coding sequence ATGGAAGAAACAAACCCCCATCCACGCGTGCTCGCCATCGTGCAGGCGCGCATGGGAAGCTGCCGACTACCCGGCAAACCGCTATTGTCCTTAGGTAACTCAACCATTATCGAGCAGACCCTACACCGTATTCGCGCTGCAGAGATCGTTTCTGAGATCGTCGTTGCCATTCCCTCTCATCCTGAGAATCGGCCCCTACTCCAGCTGTGTCGCAAGCAAAACATTCCCTGTTTTGCCTACGAGGGTTCCGAAGAGGATGTGCTATCGCGCCTGCTGCAGGCCGCCACGACCTTTCATGCCGACGTTATCGTGCGGGCTTTTGCCTGTGACCCGCTTCTCGAGCCCAAAATGCTCTGGGCCGCCACCCGTTATCAACTTGACACCGATATGGATATCGTCACCGTGGGGCGATTGCCAGAAGGGACCGCCTGCGAGGTGATGCCCCTTCGCACTCTTATCCATCTCGACAGCTTTTGCAAAAGCCGAGAGGATCGAGAGGAGGTAACCTCTTTTTTATGGCGTCATCGAGAGTTGTTCGACTGTGCTATTCTACCGGCCCCACTCAGTTTGCGAATGCCAGGAATCCGCTTACGCGTCCAAACAGAAGAGGATTACGAGCTGTTGCGCTGGATTTTTAGCACAGTTGCCCCTCGACCAAACGGGCTGATCGCCGTGCGCGACGTGCTTGATCGGCTTCTGCATCACACCGAACAGCTGCACAAAGCTATCGGAAGCTACGCCGTGGTTCACGACCCAAAAGCCGCTTAG
- a CDS encoding circularly permuted type 2 ATP-grasp protein → MSLFSSYLIEDCFDEMFEPNGSPRAHYRPLFLRLAQMPLEEYRRRCRLAERSFMEQGITFAVYGDESGGERPFPMDLVPRIIPAHEWEILEKGLTQRVVALNLFLQDIYHEQKILHDHVVPWELVLSATFFRREFLGANPPGGIYIHICGTDILRDTDGRYLVLEDNLRCPSGVSYVLQNRVTLTRVFPQLFQDYSVRSIDHYTTQLLENLRELSPEDRRENPCVVLLTPGSYNSAYFEHAFLAQQLGIVLVEGRDLFVEDNCVFMKTTRGPVRVDVIYRRVDDDFLDPLVFRPDSLLGVPGLVNAHRAGNVALANSIGTGVADDKVIYAYVPRIIRYYLQEDPILPNVETYVAYEEIQRKHILAHLDALVVKAANESGGYGMLLGPQASAQEREEFARKIEANPRNYVAQPLVRFSCMPTFVEDHFEGRHVDLRPYTLYGRKGVTVIPGGLTRVALQKGSFVVNSSQGGGSKDTWVLAGEHRGGKMPVGELAEPICLSQRQRSGALPRQSGEAQ, encoded by the coding sequence ATGTCGCTTTTCAGCTCCTATTTAATCGAAGATTGTTTTGATGAGATGTTCGAGCCGAATGGAAGTCCGCGCGCTCACTATCGGCCGCTCTTTTTACGCCTAGCTCAGATGCCGTTAGAGGAGTATCGCCGTAGATGCCGTCTGGCCGAACGCAGCTTTATGGAACAAGGGATTACTTTTGCTGTCTACGGGGATGAATCGGGAGGCGAGCGCCCTTTTCCTATGGATCTCGTGCCGCGTATTATTCCAGCGCATGAGTGGGAGATCCTCGAGAAGGGGCTAACTCAACGCGTTGTGGCGCTTAACCTCTTTCTGCAGGATATCTATCATGAACAGAAAATTCTACACGATCATGTCGTGCCCTGGGAGCTTGTGCTAAGCGCTACCTTCTTCCGAAGGGAGTTTTTGGGAGCCAACCCCCCTGGCGGTATCTACATTCATATCTGCGGAACGGACATTCTACGAGATACCGATGGGCGCTATTTGGTGCTTGAAGACAATCTACGTTGCCCGTCGGGCGTCTCCTATGTTTTACAGAACCGCGTCACGCTCACCAGGGTGTTTCCACAGCTTTTCCAGGACTACAGCGTACGCTCGATAGATCACTATACAACCCAGCTGCTTGAAAACCTGAGGGAGCTTTCCCCAGAGGATCGTAGAGAGAACCCGTGTGTCGTGCTTCTAACTCCAGGCTCTTACAACAGCGCCTACTTTGAGCACGCTTTTCTTGCCCAGCAGCTTGGCATCGTGTTAGTGGAAGGACGAGACCTTTTTGTGGAAGATAACTGTGTGTTTATGAAAACCACGCGTGGCCCGGTGCGGGTGGATGTGATCTACAGGCGGGTGGATGACGACTTCCTCGATCCGCTTGTTTTCCGGCCCGATTCGCTGCTGGGTGTTCCTGGGTTAGTCAACGCCCACAGGGCTGGTAACGTGGCGTTGGCAAACTCGATAGGCACCGGTGTCGCAGATGATAAAGTGATCTATGCTTACGTGCCGCGCATTATTCGCTACTATCTGCAGGAAGACCCGATTCTTCCGAATGTAGAGACCTATGTAGCCTATGAAGAGATACAGAGGAAGCATATCTTAGCGCATCTCGATGCGCTTGTCGTCAAAGCTGCCAACGAGTCGGGCGGCTATGGCATGCTCCTCGGTCCTCAGGCAAGTGCGCAGGAGCGAGAGGAGTTTGCGCGTAAGATCGAGGCAAACCCTCGCAACTACGTTGCCCAGCCTCTCGTCCGTTTTTCATGTATGCCCACCTTTGTAGAAGATCATTTTGAGGGGCGGCATGTGGACTTGCGACCCTATACGCTTTATGGACGCAAAGGGGTTACCGTTATTCCGGGAGGCCTGACACGCGTTGCATTGCAGAAAGGCTCGTTTGTGGTGAACAGCTCGCAAGGCGGGGGCAGTAAGGATACATGGGTGCTAGCCGGCGAGCATCGAGGGGGTAAGATGCCTGTAGGTGAGCTTGCTGAGCCGATCTGTTTAAGCCAACGACAGCGGTCGGGGGCTTTACCGAGACAGAGTGGGGAGGCACAGTGA
- a CDS encoding YfaP family protein yields the protein MWRFRVLFALIGGAACLLTALLLEMVLQTRPVANLLASSMWPLLIYRSDISRRVEQAGGQSGEVQISLSWNNRNDLDLWCVDPSGVRIWFMHRRSPTGGQLDVDANASVEHLTSTPVENIFWPYGEAPLGTYRVFVHYYANHGDPDPTAFRCRVMVRGHIKQYQGSLWPHQTVEVTDFTVRPATTTPLTALSNFLLEEFVIVGLWVGLIVGLMALAFLGGLWWVYRRQGVPFLFTRLQLLLRAGRMAGWGFLAGGCGQLVFHLLLWGGVRAGMGMPPLWENFGRYAGWLVVGLLVGVKCSRWIPHWPLRATRNAGGLAGLLAAWCLNDALRVGSDAMGRLLAATLVGALIGLMVLLVFAEEALPEEPVQEVALPVLEPMRLRPQWAHGVGVVRTVPPKMKAPR from the coding sequence ATGTGGCGATTTCGGGTGCTTTTTGCTCTGATAGGCGGTGCGGCCTGTTTGTTGACCGCTCTACTGCTTGAAATGGTTCTGCAGACCCGGCCGGTAGCCAACCTCCTTGCTAGCAGCATGTGGCCTCTGCTGATCTATCGCAGCGATATTTCGCGCCGTGTTGAGCAGGCCGGAGGACAGAGCGGTGAGGTACAGATCTCGCTGTCGTGGAACAACCGTAACGATCTCGATCTCTGGTGTGTAGACCCTTCCGGTGTGAGAATCTGGTTTATGCATCGGCGTTCACCAACAGGTGGGCAGCTCGATGTAGATGCCAACGCGAGCGTTGAACATCTGACCTCTACCCCAGTTGAAAACATCTTTTGGCCCTACGGAGAGGCTCCGTTAGGAACCTACCGAGTCTTCGTCCACTACTATGCGAATCATGGTGACCCCGACCCAACCGCTTTTCGCTGTCGGGTGATGGTGCGGGGGCACATAAAGCAGTATCAAGGGAGCCTTTGGCCTCACCAAACAGTGGAGGTAACCGATTTTACCGTGAGGCCTGCCACCACAACCCCATTGACGGCACTTTCCAATTTTCTGCTGGAGGAGTTCGTTATCGTTGGGCTGTGGGTTGGGTTGATTGTAGGTCTAATGGCGTTGGCGTTTCTTGGCGGTTTGTGGTGGGTCTATCGGCGACAGGGCGTGCCGTTTCTTTTTACCCGCCTGCAGTTGCTATTAAGGGCTGGACGTATGGCAGGGTGGGGCTTTCTGGCCGGCGGCTGTGGGCAGCTGGTTTTTCATCTGCTGTTGTGGGGCGGTGTGCGCGCGGGGATGGGAATGCCGCCGCTTTGGGAAAACTTCGGTCGTTATGCTGGATGGTTGGTGGTAGGGCTGTTGGTTGGGGTGAAGTGCTCCCGATGGATTCCGCACTGGCCACTGCGAGCCACCCGTAATGCAGGTGGGCTGGCGGGGTTGCTGGCGGCATGGTGTCTGAATGATGCTCTGAGAGTGGGGAGCGATGCGATGGGGCGCTTGCTGGCAGCGACGCTTGTTGGAGCGCTGATCGGTCTGATGGTTCTCCTCGTTTTTGCGGAGGAGGCGCTGCCGGAGGAACCTGTGCAGGAGGTTGCGTTGCCTGTTTTGGAGCCGATGCGCCTGCGCCCTCAATGGGCCCACGGTGTTGGGGTGGTGCGTACGGTTCCTCCTAAGATGAAAGCGCCTCGCTAA